From a region of the Cucumis sativus cultivar 9930 chromosome 6, Cucumber_9930_V3, whole genome shotgun sequence genome:
- the LOC101212863 gene encoding serine/threonine-protein phosphatase 5: protein MPVMEADKTDTIRAEELKFQANEAFKAHKYAQAIDLYTQAIELNGQNAVYWANRAFAHTKLEEYGSAIQDASKAIEIDPKYSKGYYRRGAAFLAMGKLKEALKDFQQLKKICPNDPDAAKKLKECEKAVMKLKFEEAISVPESEKRSVADSIDFHLIDVEPKYTGAKIEGDVVTLDFVKKMIDDFKNQKSLHKRYAFQIVLQVREIMRALPSLVDINIPEGRHLTVCGDVHGQFYDLLNIFELNGLPSDENPYLFNGDFVDRGSFSVEVILTLFAFKCMSPSAMHLSRGNHESKSMNKIYGFEGEVRSKLNETFVELFAEVFCSLPLAYVLNEKVFVAHGGLFSVDGVKLSDIRAIDRFCEPPEEGLMCEILWSDPQPNPGRGPSKRGVGLAFGADVTKRFLQENNLDLIVRSHEVKDEGYEIEHDGKLITVFSAPNYCDQMGNKGAFIRFEAPDMKPNIVTFSAVPHPDVKPMAYANNFYRMFQ from the exons ATGCCGGTTATGGAAGCCGATAAAACTGACACCATTCGTGCTGAAGAACTCAAATTCCAAGCAAATGAAGCATTTAAAG CCCACAAGTATGCTCAAGCAATTGATCTTTATACACAAGCAATCGAGTTAAATGGTCAGAATGCTGTATACTGGGCAAACCGTGCGTTTGCACATACTAAATTGGAGGAATATGGTAGCGCAATCCAGGATGCATCAAAGGCCATAGAAATAGACCCTAAATATTCAAAA GGTTATTACCGGAGAGGTGCTGCTTTTCTTGCTATGGGGAAACTCAAAGAGGCACTTAAAGATTTTCAACAG CTCAAAAAGATCTGTCCCAATGATCCTGATGCTGCTAAGAAATTGAAGGAATGTGAAAAGGCAGTCATGAAGCTTAAGTTTGAAGAAGCAATTTCTGTACCTGAATCTGAGAAGCGTTCAGTAGCTGATTCCATTGATTTCCATCTGATAG ATGTTGAGCCCAAGTATACTGGTGCTAAGATAGAAGGAGATGTTGTCACACTTGATtttgtgaagaagatgattgaCGACTTTAAAAATCAGAAAAGCCTGCACAAACG GTACGCATTCCAAATTGTTTTGCAAGTCAGAGAAATCATGCGTGCCCTTCCATCTCTTGTTGATATTAACATTCCAGAGGGCAGACATTTAACCGTTTGTGGAGATGTGCATGGCCAG TTTTATGATCTCTTAAATATCTTTGAGCTTAATGGGCTTCCATCAGACGAAAATCCATACCTCTTTAATGGAGACTTTGTGGATAGGGGTTCATTTTCTGTGGAGGTCATTCTCACCTTGTTTGCATTCAAATGCATGTCTCCATCAG CAATGCATTTGTCCAGGGGAAATCATGAGAGCAAGAGCATGAACAAGATTTATGGCTTCGAGGGTGAAGTTCGGTCTAAGTTGAACGAAACATTTGTGGAACTATTTGCAGAAGTATTTTGCTCCTTACCTCTGGCTTATGTTCTTAATGAGAAAGTTTTTGTGGCTCACGGAGGTCTTTTTAGTGTCGATGGGGTAAAACTCTCTGATATTAGAGCGATAGATCGGTTTTGCGAACCTCCTGAAGAAG GATTGATGTGTGAAATCCTGTGGAGTGATCCACAACCCAATCCTGGGAGAGGACCTAGTAAACGAGGTGTAGGTCTTGCTTTTGGTGCAGATGTCACAAAAAGATTTTTGCAGGAGAACAACTTGG ATTTAATTGTGCGATCCCATGAAGTCAAGGATGAAGGGTATGAGATCGAGCATGATGGTAAACTCATTACAGTATTTTCTGCTCCCAATTATTGTGACCAG ATGGGAAATAAAGGGGCTTTTATTCGCTTTGAAGCACCAGATATGAAGCCTAACATCGTAACCTTCTCAGCAGTG CCACATCCGGATGTGAAACCAATGGCATATGCTAACAATTTCTATCGGATGTTCCAATAG
- the LOC101213101 gene encoding V-type proton ATPase subunit D, protein MSGQTQRLNVVPTVTMLGAMKARLVGATRGHALLKKKSDALTVQFRQILKKIVSAKESMGDVMKTSAFSLTEAKYVAGDNIKHIVLENVQTAAIKIRSRQENIAGVKLPKFEHYSDGETKNDLTGLARGGQQIQLCRGAYVKAIEVLVELASLQTSFLTLDEAIKTTNRRVNALENVVKPRIENTISYIKGELDELEREDFFRLKKIQGYKRREIERQRANAKLFAEEQLAEKVSLQKGVSISSAHNLLSAAAEKDEDIIF, encoded by the coding sequence ATGTCGGGCCAAACCCAGCGTTTGAATGTGGTTCCGACAGTTACAATGCTTGGAGCTATGAAAGCTCGTCTGGTTGGTGCAACCAGAGGTCATGCTCTCCTCAAGAAGAAGAGTGATGCTTTGACTGTTCAGTTCCGTCAGATACTTAAGAAGATTGTTTCAGCCAAGGAATCAATGGGAGATGTCATGAAGACATCTGCATTTTCTCTCACCGAAGCAAAATATGTTGCTGGTGACAACATCAAGCATATTGTCCTGGAGAATGTTCAAACTGCAGCTATCAAGATTCGATCTCGACAGGAGAATATTGCTGGTGTGAAACTCCCGAAATTTGAACATTATTCTGATGGTGAGACCAAAAATGATCTCACAGGGTTAGCTAGGGGTGGTCAACAGATCCAGCTGTGTCGGGGTGCCTATGTTAAAGCAATTGAGGTTCTTGTTGAGCTTGCTTCACTCCAGACATCATTTTTGACCCTTGATGAGGCAATTAAAACCACAAACCGCAGGGTCAATGCTCTTGAGAATGTTGTGAAGCCAAGGATCGAGAATACTATAAGTTACATTAAGGGAGAATTGGACGAGCTGGAAAGGGAAGATTTCTTTAGACTGAAAAAGATACAGGGTTATAAGAGAAGGGAAATTGAGAGACAACGAGCCAACGCCAAGCTATTTGCTGAGGAACAACTTGCTGAGAAGGTATCTTTGCAAAAGGGTGTCTCCATAAGCTCAGCTCACAATTTATTGTCTGCAGCTGCTGAGAAGGACGaggatattattttttga